A region from the Enoplosus armatus isolate fEnoArm2 chromosome 24, fEnoArm2.hap1, whole genome shotgun sequence genome encodes:
- the atp1b1b gene encoding sodium/potassium-transporting ATPase subunit beta-1b, translating into MPSNKDDSGWKKFVWDSEKGELLGRTGGSWFKILLFYIIFYGCLAGIFIGTIQALLLTLSDYKPTWQDRVAPPGLTHTPRSDKSEVAFNLNDVETYLPYTKALKDFLAKYDEENQRDQMKFEDCGDEPAEYKNRGDLESDVGIRKACRFSRSLLGPCSGIEDREFGFKEGKPCLIVKLNRIVNFRPRPPSSNESIPEDAQPKVQPNIIPIYCTNKKEEDAGKIGDIKYYGINGGFPMQYYPYYGKLLHPQYLQPLVALQFTNLTLNTELRIECKVFGDNIDYSDKDRYQGRFDIKLTVNSL; encoded by the exons ATGCCTTCAAATAAAGACGACAGCGGGTGGAAGAAGTTTGTGTGGGACTCGGAGAAAGGGGAGCTGCTCGGTCGCACCGGGGGCAGTTGGT TCAAGATCCTGCTGTTCTATATCATTTTCTACGGCTGCCTGGCCGGGATCTTCATCGGCACCATCCAAGCCTTGCTGCTCACCCTGAGCGACTACAAGCCCACCTGGCAGGACAGAGTCGCACCCCCTG GCCTTACGCACACCCCACGCTCCGACAAATCTGAAGTGGCCTTCAACCTCAACGACGTGGAGACGTACCTGCCTTACACCAAGGCCTTGAAGGACTTCCTGGCCAAGTATGATGAGGAAAACCAGAGGGACCAGATGAAGTTCGAGGACTGTGGAG ATGAGCCCGCAGAGTACAAGAACCGGGGCGACTTGGAGAGCGACGTGGGCATCAGGAAGGCCTGCCGCTTCTCCAGGAGCTTGCTGGGACCCTGCTCCGGCATCGAGGACCGCGAGTTCGGTTTCAAGGAGGGCAAGCCCTGCCTGATCGTGAAGCTCAACCGGATCGTGAACTTCCGCCCGAGG CCTCCTTCCTCTAATGAAAGTATCCCTGAAGACGCTCAACCCAAGGTGCAGCCCAACATCATCCCGATCTACTGCACCAACAAG AAAGAGGAGGACGCCGGCAAGATCGGGGACATCAAGTACTACGGCATCAACGGCGGCTTCCCCATGCAGTATTACCCTTACTACGGCAAGCTGCTGCACCCCCAGTACCTGCAGCCGCTGGTGGCGCTGCAGTTCACCAACCTGACCCTGAACACCGAACTGCGCATCGAGTGCAAAGTGTTCGGAGACAACATCGACTACAGCGACAAGGACCGCTACCAGGGGCGCTTCGACATCAAGCTTACAGTAAACAGTTTATGA
- the LOC139306477 gene encoding cyclic nucleotide-gated channel cone photoreceptor subunit alpha-like, which translates to MDTQDQRSLAGTGLLCRLSRMAHLGRSSVGPAELSQEDNTRSKSSDGRWTLAAQNANNCNNNDGKKDDKAAEPKKDEKKDEKKDDKKDDKKDDKKEEPKEVWIMDPATDMYYYWLCTISVPVFYNLMLLVARSCFNELQDTNTTLWMTLDYTSDVLYYIDTFVRARTGFLEQGLLVKDEKVLKEKYMKTRQFRLDVISIVPTDIVFLKIGINNPEWRFNRLLRLARLFEFFDRTETRTNFPNIFRIGNLVLYIIIIIHWNACLYFAISKTLGFGSDTWVYPDMNNPEFARLARQYIYCFYWSTLTLTTIGETPPPVRDVEYFFVVVDFLTGVLIFATIVGNVGAMISNMNAARVEFQAKIDSIKQYMQFRKVTKDLEARVVKWFDYLWTEEKTCDEKLVLKNLPDKLKAEIAINVHLETLRKVRIFQDCEAGLLVELVLKLQPQVFSPGDYICKKGDIGREMYIIKEGKLAVVADDGVTQFVVLSDGAYFGEISILGIKGSKAGNRRTANIRSVGYSDLFALSKDDLMEALTEYPDAKNVLEEKGRAILMKDNLIDESLVAVTDAKDLENKVNQIEASLDVMMAKFRKMSDQYESSQRKLKQRLSNMSNQVRTLRIDE; encoded by the exons ATGGACACCCAGGATCAGAGATCGTTAGCGGGGACAGGACTGCTGTGcag GCTGTCCCGCATGGCGCACCTTGGGAGGAGCAGCGTCGGCCCCGCGGAGCTCAGCCAAGAGGACAACACGAGGAGCAAGAGCAG TGATGGCCGGTGGACCCTGGCTGCACAAAACGcgaacaactgcaacaacaacgacGG CAAAAAAGATGACAAGGCGGCGGAACCTAAAAAGGACGAGAAGAAGGACGAGAAGAAGGACGACAAGAAAGACGACAAGAAAGACGACAAAAAGGAAGAACC aaAGGAGGTATGGATCATGGACCCCGCCACAGATATGTACTATTACTGGCTGTGCACAATATCCGTCCCAGTGTTCTACAACCTGATGTTGCTGGTGGCCAG GTCTTGTTTTAATGAACTGCAggatacaaacacaacactgtggATGACTTTGGACTACACGTCAGATGTCCTCTACTACATTGACACCTTCGTGAGAGCCAGGACAG GTTTTCTGGAGCAAGGGCTGCTTGTGAAGGATGAGAAGGTCCTGAAAGAAAAGTACATGAAGACACGGCAGTTCAGATTAGACGTCATATCAATCGTCCCCACTGATATTGTATTCCTCAAAATTGGAATCAACAACCCAGAGTGGAGGTTCAACCGTCTCTTGAGGTTAGCCCGACTCTTTGAGTTCTTTGACCGGACGGAAACCCGAACCAATTTCCCCAACATCTTCCGAATTGGTAACCTCGTGctttacatcatcatcatcatccactGGAATGCTTGCCTCTACTTTGCCATCTCCAAGACGCTCGGCTTTGGCTCAGACACCTGGGTTTATCCAGACATGAATAACCCTGAGTTCGCTCGCCTGGCCAGGCAGTACATCTACTGCTTTTACTGGTCAACTCTTACCCTGACCACTATTGGTGAGACACCACCCCCAGTCCGAGACGTCGAATACTTTTTCGTGGTAGTTGACTTCCTCACTGGAGTTCTGATCTTTGCTACGATTGTAGGCAATGTTGGTGCCATGATTTCCAACATGAATGCTGCCCGCGTAGAGTTCCAGGCTAAGATTGACTCCATCAAACAGTACATGCAATTTCGGAAGGTCACCAAGGACCTGGAGGCAAGGGTGGTGAAGTGGTTTGACTACCTGTGGACCGAGGAGAAAACCTGCGACGAGAAGCTGGTGCTGAAGAACCTGCCAGACAAGCTAAAGGCTGAAATAGCCATCAACGTACATCTGGAAACCTTGAGAAAAGTGCGCATCTTCCAGGACTGTGAGGCAGGTTTGCTTGTCGAGTTGGTCCTGAAGCTTCAGCCTCAAGTTTTCAGCCCTGGCGACTACATCTGTAAGAAGGGAGATATTGGCAGGGAAATGTATATCATCAAAGAAGGAAAGCTGGCTGTAGTAGCAGATGATGGGGTTACCCAGTTTGTGGTCCTCAGTGATGGGGCATACTTCGGAGAAATCAGCATCCTCGGTATCAAGGGCAGCAAGGCTGGAAACCGAAGAACGGCCAACATCCGAAGCGTGGGCTACTCCGATCTGTTTGCCCTGTCAAAAGACGACCTGATGGAAGCACTCACCGAGTATCCTGATGCTAAAAACGTgctggaggagaagggaagggCCATCCTGATGAAAGATAATCTCATAGACGAGTCGCTGGTCGCCGTTACTGACGCCAAAGACTTGGAGAATAAAGTCAACCAGATTGAAGCCAGCTTGGACGTCATGATGGCCAAATTCCGAAAGATGTCGGACCAGTATGAATCCTCCCAGCGTAAACTCAAGCAACGGCTCAGCAACATGTCGAACCAGGTCCGAACCCTGAGAATAGACGAGTAG
- the LOC139306476 gene encoding ubiquitin-protein ligase E3A yields MKRAAAKHLIERYYHQLTEGCGNESCSNSWCASSVGFNRMDNNAAAVKALELYKVNSKLCDPHPSKKGTASAYLESSAHSNSACSNRKMNHKDVHPVRDNFKDVTYLTEEKVYEILDICGEKEDYSPLIRVIGRVFSSAEGLVQSFRRSKPHTKEELKSLQGKDEDKDEDEKEAAACSATAMEEDSPASSSSSRLGEGSSGENDVQKLAPDEVSVDIEAVRRVYERLLSNEKIEAAFLNALVYLSPNVECDLTYHNVYSRDPNYLNLFVIVMENSNLHSPEYLEIALPQFCKAMSKLPLAAQAKLARLWSHYSAEQIRRMVETFQQLITYKVISNEFNSRNLVNDDDAVVASTKCLKIVYYANVLGGDLDMEHNEEEDEEPIPESSELTLQELLGEERRNKKGPRVDPLETELGIRTNDCRRPLIPFEEFVNEPLNEVLEMDKDYTFFKVETENKFSFMTCPFILNAVTKNLGLYYDNRIRMYSERRITVLYSLVQGQQLNPYLRLKVRRDHIIDDALVRLEMIAMENPADLKKQLYVEFEGEQGVDEGGVSKEFFQLVVEEIFNPDIGMFTYDERTKLFWFNPSSFENEGQYTLIGIVLGLAIYNNCILDVHFPMVVYRKLMGKKGTFRDLADANPVLYQSLKELLEYEGSVEEDMMITFQISQTDLFGNPLMYDLRENGDKIPVTNENRKEFVAQYAEYMLNKSVEKQFKAFRRGFHMVTNESPLKYLFRPEEIELLICGSRNLDFLALEETTEYDGGYNRDSRIIKEFWETLHSFGEEQKRLFLQFTTGTDRAPVGGLGKLKMIIAKNGPDTDRLPTSHTCFNVLLLPEYSSKEKLRERLLKAITYAKGFGML; encoded by the exons AT GAAGCGAGCAGCTGCCAAACATCTAATAGAGCGCTATTACCACCAGTTAACGGAGGGCTGTGGGAATGAGTCGTGCTCTAACTCGTGGTGTGCCTCGTCGGTCGGCTTCAACCGCATGGATAACAACGCAGCGGCGGTCAAAGCCCTGGAGCTCTACAAGGTCAACTCCAAGCTATGTGACCCCCACCCCTCGAAGAAGGGCACCGCCTCGGCCTACCTGGAGAGCAGCGCTCACAGCAACTCGGCCTGCAGCAACAGGAAGATGAACCATAAAGATGTCCACCCTGTGCGGGACAATTTCAAAG ATGTAACGTACCTGACAGAGGAGAAAGTGTATGAGATCTTGGACATCTGTGGAGAGAAGGAAGACTACTCACCCCTGATCAGGGTAATAGGTCGGGTGTTCTCCAGTGCTGAGGGCCTGGTGCAGAGCTTCCGGAGGTCCAAGCCTCACACCAAGGAGGAGCTCAAGTCCCTTCAAGGTAAGGACGAGGACAAGGATGAGGATGAGAAAGAGGCAGCTGCCTGCTCTGCCACAGCTATGGAGGAGGACTCCCCcgcctcttcttcatcatcgAGGCTCGGCGAGGGCTCCTCGGGGGAAAATGATGTCCAAAAGCTGGCCCCTGATGAGGTGTCCGTGGACATCGAAGCCGTACGGCGGGTGTACGAGCGCCTGCTGTCCAACGAGAAGATAGAAGCTGCCTTCCTGAATGCACTGGTCTACCTCTCGCCCAACGTAGAGTGCGACCTGACGTACCACAATGTGTATTCACGAGACCCAAACTACCTGAACCTGTTTGTTATAGTGATGGAAAACAGCAACCTCCACAGCCCGGAGTACCTGGAGATCGCCCTCCCGCAGTTCTGCAAGGCCATGAGCAAGCTCCCGCTGGCGGCCCAGGCCAAGCTGGCACGCTTGTGGTCGCACTACAGCGCGGAGCAGATCCGGCGCATGGTGGAGACCTTCCAGCAGCTCATCACCTACAAGGTGATCAGCAACGAGTTCAACAGCCGCAACCTGGTCAACGACGACGACGCAGTGGTGGCGTCCACCAAGTGCTTGAAGATCGTCTACTATGCAAACGTGCTGGGCGGTGACCTCGACATGGAGCACaatgaggaagaggacgaggagccCATCCCAGAGTCCAGCGAGCTCaccctgcaggagctgctgggCGAGGAACGGCGGAACAAGAAGGGTCCGCGGGTGGACCCGCTGGAGACGGAGTTGGGGATCCGCACCAATGATTGCCGCCGGCCGCTCATTCCCTTCGAGGAGTTCGTCAACGAGCCTCTGAACGAGGTGCTGGAGATGGACAAGGACTACACTTTCTTTAAGGTCGAGACCGAAAACAAGTTCTCCTTCATGACCTGCCCCTTCATCCTGAACGCCGTCACCAAGAACCTGGGTCTGTACTACGACAACCGCATCCGCATGTACAGCGAGCGCCGCATTACCGTGCTCTACAGCTTGGTGCAGGGTCAGCAGCTCAACCCCTACCTGAGGCTCAAAGTACGCCGAGACCACATCATCGACGACGCTCTAGTCAGG CTGGAGATGATAGCGATGGAGAATCCCGCAGACTTGAAGAAGCAGCTGTACGTGGAGTTTGAAGGCGAGCAAGGCGTCGATGAAGGAGGTGTTTCCAAAGAGTTCTTTCAGCTGGTGGTCGAGGAGATCTTCAACCCAGACATTG GCATGTTCACATACGACGAGCGCAccaaactgttttggttcaacCCGTCATCGTTCGAGAACGAGGGCCAGTACACTCTGATCGGCATCGTTCTCGGTCTGGCCATCTATAACAACTGTATCCTGGATGTCCACTTTCCCATGGTGGTCTACAGGAAGCTGATGGGCAAGAAAGGAACTTTCAGGGACTTGGCCGACGCCAACCCG GTTCTGTACCAGAGtctgaaggagctgctggagtACGAGGGCAGTGTGGAAGAGGACATGATGATCACTTTCCAGATTTCTCAGACAGACCTGTTTGGGAACCCACTCATGTACGATTTAAGGGAAAACGGGGACAAGATTCCAGTCACGAATGAAAACAGAAAG gagtTTGTGGCCCAGTATGCGGAGTACATGCTGAACAAAAGCGTGGAGAAGCAGTTCAAAGCGTTCAGGAGAGGCTTCCACATGGTCACCAACGAGTCGCCGCTCAAATACCTGTTCAGGCCAGAGGAAATCGAGCTCCTAATCTGTGGAAGCAGG AACCTGGACTTCCTAGCACTTGAAGAAACAACGGAATACGACGGAGGTTATAACAGAGATTCTCGAATCATCAA GGAGTTCTGGGAGACATTGCACTCGTTCGGTGAGGAGCAGAAGCGCCTCTTCCTGCAGTTCACCACCGGCACGGACCGGGCGCCCGTGGGCGGGCTGGGCAAGCTGAAGATGATCATCGCCAAGAACGGCCCCGACACGGACAG GTTACCGACGTCTCACACTTGCTTTaacgtgctgctgctgcccgaGTACAGCAGCAAGGAGAAGCTGAGGGAGAGACTGCTGAAAGCCATCACCTATGCCAAAGGGTTTGGCATGCTCTga